A DNA window from Entelurus aequoreus isolate RoL-2023_Sb linkage group LG24, RoL_Eaeq_v1.1, whole genome shotgun sequence contains the following coding sequences:
- the LOC133641669 gene encoding zinc finger BED domain-containing protein 4-like → MVKRIIPNQAAIKATLDQQQHNLVMLTPAEWDKLQRLETLLEPCRYVTQILGGEAYVSCSVVLPALCHLHRVMETSDEDPAYMIRFKTKFKDDLGSRQEHTNNAWLKIATALDPRFKDLKSVPKADREEVWTKLGGLLRESPGRPSHTTEDGPPKKKMNLLLQLGSDSESDEEVQPDRALHRYRAEPTIEMTDCPLQWWSSHAGAHDKLAPLARKYLATPASSVPCERLFSLAGHIVQKKRSALLSENVDKLVCLSNWLKDE, encoded by the exons atggtcaaacgcatcatccccaatcaagcagcaataaaagcaaccctggatcaacagcagcataatctcgtcatgctgacgccagcagaatgggataaactccagagactggagacccttctagagccctgccg gtatgtgactcagatcctgggtggggaggcctacgtctcctgctcagtggtactacctgccctctgccacttacaccgtgtaatggaaacttctgatgaggaccctgcatacatgattagatttaagaccaaattcaaagacgacctaggctcccgccaagaacacaccaacaatgcatggctcaagattgcaaccgcactggacccacgttttaaggacttgaaaagtgtgcccaaggcagacagagaggaggtgtggaccaaacttggaggccttctgcgtgaatcacctggaagaccttcacacactactgaagatgggccacccaagaagaaaatgaaccttcttctacagctgggctcagattcagaatcagatgaagaggtacagcctgacagagccttacacaggtacagagcagagcccaccattgaaatgacggactgtcccttgcagtggtggtcatctcatgcaggagcccatgacaagctggctccgttggctcggaaatatctagccactcctgcatcctcagttccctgtgaaagactcttctcacttgccggtcacattgtgcaaaagaagcggtcagctttactctcagaaaatgtggacaaattggtttgcctcagtaactggctaaaggatgaatag